From the genome of Solanum dulcamara chromosome 12, daSolDulc1.2, whole genome shotgun sequence:
GAGAACAAGATTAATTGTTCCACCCatacaccttgtttggatggttgttattcgttgtattgtattgtattatattgtattgtattgcaTAAATACAATGTTTGTTGGGAAAATGAGGTAAAAGGGATCTTTGAGATTggaatgaatgatatgagatttctatttctttttccttttcttttgttataaatatttaattagaggttaattatgaagagatggggttgaattagaatatttaaaagtttagggtaaaaattaaaagatcaattttttttaataaaactcTAAATTCCATTCATTTActccatttttttaaacttCTGTTCTCCATTttcctcctctcttctcttctcttttcttttctccattttttaaaCGCCGTtcttccttttttcttcttcgttttccctttcttttcaaactttttgtgttttcatcttcttcGGATATTGtcattatcatttttttcttcacttcgatttgattgtgaaaattataaaaaaatttgatgagaagagaagagaagagatgatatgttgtttatataaacaaaagttgttcaagcaaccaagagatgttatttaaacaaccctaagttgtttagttcaaacaacagaaattgtttaaacaatcaaaagttgtttagttcaaacaaccagaagatatttaaacaactcTAAGTTGTTTAAGtgttttttatgattctttagtTAAAACAATGAGAATATATTAAATAacagctagttgtttggagaaaTATGAAAGTATTTGCTAATTGTTTTGGAGATcgagatatgaaaatatttgttagTTGTTTAGATAAATGTTTAAACATCTGCTAGTTGTTAGGAGGTGATGATGACGTGGAGGAGGGGAGGTTGGAGGAGGATGGGGCTGAGGGGTGGATGAggagaagggaaaaaaagagagggagtattttgtaaattaaaaaaatttgtgggttcttaaaatatgtGTCATTATCACTAATTAATGAAGAGTCCCTTTTacctaatttttaaaacttgtgtcCTAAATCCTCAAATAGATAACTCAAAAGTCTCTTTTAATTCCAAGCTCCATGTTTGTTATTGTATCATATCATTTAAGTCAATCGTTAAATAAAGACGAAAAGACCCATTTTGTATAATGACCGATTTGCTGTAATTGCGTTATAGTTTattctcattttgtctttatttattacttaataattttattttatcatttatcctATCTTTTTACAGTGACTTTACTCCGTACCCTATAATTTCTTGTAGATTTATTATTCAAATCATAAATATATGACGTTATGTAACGATGAAGGAACAATACAATATATCTAAATATTATATCTATTAaagtaatataatataataagatACAACGTAATGTAATACATCATGAAATATTACCTAACAACCATCTAAATAGTGTGTTAGTGGAGGCATTACAAACTCGAAATAAATTATTTGGTTACTTTATCTCTATTAAACGTGAGATAAACGTAATTAGTATTTTTTGCCAAATAAGCAAACAAAAtgatcaatattattattattttcattgttcaGATTTAAAAGGGTGTCATTGTCGGCTGTCAAAATTAGATTAGTCAATCAACATTCTTCAGTCTTGTTCATTTCTCTCTCAACACAAAAATGCAGAAATGGCCGAAAAAGAAAACACAGTATCCTCTCATAGCACTtgtcttcttcatcttcattgTTTTCTCTATTCTctataatgaaatttacattcatgaaattcattcaaaacaCAACACCCACAATCATGGTGATGGTGATTCATCTACTTCAGccaaggaagaagaagaagaagaccctTTGTTCCAAACTgtgaaaaacctcacaattccAAGAATTCCTCCAGGTCAGTCTTCTAGATTCGaaatttttcttccttttatgTGCAAGTTTTCTAGGGATTGtttgtgttttctttttttccaattGTTGAATATGGTGTTTTTTTCtgcattttcttgaaatttgtgCTCAGAAACAAGTACCCTTTTgattaatttgattatttttttttggcgAATTTGAATATGGTGTTTTTCTCCCTGCATTTTCGTGAAATTGAAGTTCAGAAACAAGGACCCTTTtgattaatttcaatttttttttttgcgaAAAAAAAGGTTCGACGTTTGTTTATTTTTGAGCTCAACTGAGGGGATTTTTCTGGCCTTTGGATAAATCTAGTTGTTTTTTCACTTTTTGAATATGGTGTTTTCCTGCATTTTCATGAAATTGGAGTTCAGAAACAAGGACCCTTTTGATTAATTTCAGTTTTTTTGCGAAAAAAAAAGCTTTGACGTTTGTTTATTTTTGAGCTCACCTGAGGGGATTTGTGTTTCTGGTGTTGTTAGTGCCGTTGGATAAATCTAGTGCTTGTCACTCTACTGTGAAGTATAGTGGAAGGAGAGCTGAATGGGATAGCTTTAGAACGGAGTCCAGTGGCCGGAGAGAAATGCCGGAAACATGTGATTATTTTTCAGGTGAATGGGTGTTTGATAACAGTTCACATCCATTGTATAAAGAGTCTTATTGTCCTTATATGTCCGATCAATTGGCGTGCCACAAGCATGGTAGGCAAGATCTGGAGTACCAGTACTGGAGATGGCAACCTCATCACTGCAATTTGAAGaggtaaatttttatttttttcttttattgtgtAATACTCTAGCTCATTTGTTATTGTACCTATTTAAGCCGGACCAGGTTTAGTATGTATCCAATATTAGCATTCGGATGAAAGAGCATTAATGTGGTTCACAGAAACCTCGCCGTCTAATTCATCTAGTAAATATAGGTCTGTTAACGAAAAGGGTATATATGCACCATTTGTTAGACGACAGGTATATATGCACCTTTTCCCTTCTAAGTATAATAGGCTAATAGCATTCACAAACCAATTGTAATGTTCGATGAAAGAATATGTGAGTAATTTAGTACTaaccaaatgataaaatctcaGATTAGTTAATCTTTTACTCTATAATGTTTGAATTCTTGTATTATGTTGCAGACATTGTTAAGTGTAAATGTTGATATGCAGGTGGAATGTGACTGAAATGTGGGAGAAATTAAGAGGGAAGAGACTAATGTTTGTGGGAGACTCACTGAATAGAGGACAGTGGATATCGATGGTGTGTCTGTTGCAATCTGTTATTCCAGCTGATAAGAAGTTCATGACACCACAGGCACACCTTTCAATATTTAGAGCAGAGGTGAAGTGAACTTATATTCAGTATATGAAATGTATCATTCTACTAAGTGATCTCAAACTTTATACGATGTCAAGTTTAAACGTACTTCAGTATCTGTAGATGGTGATGATTATCTCAAAATACTTTAATATCCATTACTGAATCAAGTGTTCCTTTGTTGATTACAGGAATACAATGCCAGCATAGAGTTTCTTTGGGCTCCACTTCTTGTCGAATCAAATTCTGATGATCCAGTTGATCACAGACTGTCTGAGCGAATACTGCGTCCAGATTCACTTCTTAGGCATTCATCAGAATGGATGCATGCCGATATATTGGTCTTCAATTCATATCTTTGGTGGAGACAGGGCCCTGTTAAGCTATTGTAAGTATGAACTCTAATTAGGTAATTGGGTCTTGACTTAAGCAGATACGCCAAGAACTAATACGTGACATCTCAGCAAGCTGATAAATGAAAATTTAAAAGATAGAAAGGTGCAAAGGAGGAGTgctataaaaaaaaagaggagtgCTTGATTTCTTTTTTGCCATTTTATCGCGGCTGGATTACCAATTTCGTTCTTCTTCAAATTGCAAACTTTCAGCTTGCCAGGAACTATTAAAACTATTTATATTTCTAACTTAGAATTAATGGAAATTtcacaaagaaaaaaagattgcATTCTTATCAGTTCCATTACCATTTTAGATGGAGTACTGAAGAAAATGGAGTTTGCGAGGAAATAGATGGATTGGGAGGCATGGAGTTAGCTATGGAAGCCTGGGCAAATTGGGTGGATTCCAATGTTGATCCCGTGAAGAAGGTCTTTTTTGTCACTATGTCCCCTACACATTTCACGTAAGTGAGGAGCTCTTCTTTCATTGCTAATGCTTACTTTGAGTACTTAACTACAAAGAACGTGACATGAGTTTTTGTTGGTTACCAGTGTCCTTAGGTGACTTGGTGCAtgaatttgacttgattctaAACTTTAAAATTAGTTTTTGATTATTAAATATGAACAATTAGAGATTGAAAGCCACATCTTTTGCGTATGTTGATTTTTGCATCTAATATTAAGTAGTTGACGTAAACTTTTTAGTTAGATTGTCAATCCAGATCAAATTGGTGAACCGAACAGATCAATAGTTTGCACAGAGCATAAAGCTCTCAATTTCATTTGCCTATGTGTATTTGTTGATATGAGTTCCCAAATATCAATTCAAAAATGCGCTATGACTATTGAGCCCATTCTGTAGGCAATAGGCTCCTGAAGAACCATAATCACTTGTCTTTTGCATGAACGCGTTTCTGATTACAAGAGTGAATCAGTGAGGAGCAAGGACAAGTGACCATTCTAATTATCCATTTCTAATACTCGTTGGGGTCAAAAGGCCAGTTAAGAActttcatgttcagaagatgggATAGCGGAAATGAGGATGCTAAGGTGGATGTGCGCATAATAGGAGAGGCAAAATTAGGAATGGAAatattcgggacaaggtgggGATGGCTTCCGTGGTAGACAAGATGATGGAAATGAGATTGAGAttgtttgggcatgtgaagaggagagataCAGATGCCCAGTGAGtagatgtgagaggttgactATTGTGAGAGAGGTAAGAGGCAGGCCCAAAAAAacattggggagaggtgattttTTAGGACGTGGCACATCTCTAGCTTACTGAGGACATGCTCTTAAATAGGAAGTTATGGAGGTCGCGAATTAGGGTGTTGAGTTAGTAGTTGAGCATCGTCTCATTGTCAAGTGAAATAGGTTTCTTTTTTGACAATGGTAGTATTAACATCATTCCTGTAGTTTCTGGTCCCTTGATTTCTGCTGCTACATGTTGTTGGATATCGTTTTATTTTGTTGTGGTTATTGTTCCTTTTCTCTGTATGCTTTAGAATGCTTTCCCTATTATTTTGTGATATCTTTATTACTTTTGTTTTCTCCTTTTAAATCTGCTTTGATATGTGTTATTTGAGCTGAgtgtctttcgaaaacaacctctcttcCTCCTTGAGGTAGGATAATGTCTACGTATGCTATACCTTCCCTCGATCTCACCCGTGGGGATTTCAGCGGGTACGTTGTTGGGGTCAAAAGGCCATAGtatttaatttcatgttctaaTACAGCCAGCTGCTGAAATCCAACATGAAAGATTCTTCTTGTGTGTTCCCTACCGCAAGAAAtcatatcttttcttgtttttttctttcaacATTCAGGAAAGGAGAATGGGAACCAGGAAGTGAAGGAAACTGCTACAATGAGAAGCTTCCCTTGAATGGAACATACTGGGGCGTAGATTCTGACTTGCCCACAATGCAGATGGTGGAGAGGACACTCGCTAGGTTGGGCTCAAAGGTTAACGTTCTCAACATCACTCAGCTCTCAGACTACAGGAAAGACGGCCACCCTTCTATCTACCGTAAGTTTTGGGAGGCGCTGACTCCTGAGAGATTAGCAGACCCTGCAAGTTACTCGGATTGCATCCACTGGTGCTTGCCTGGCGTGCCTGATGTATGGAATGAACTGCTATTtcaatttttgtaaaaaaaataggtaagacTTTGTAAGTAATCTTTCCACTATCCTTGgagtaaagaaaaagaaaaagaaaaactcacATCCTTGAACGTAATGTACATCTCAAATCTTGAACCTCATTTATTAGGCAATGCTTCTTTCATTTTAGTTTGTGATTCTTGATACAAGTGTTGGTGAGAGGTAGTATATGAACCCGCTGAGGTTTGCTCAAATTGGATGGGACATTAATACGTCTGTTGTGAGTTTTGGGAATATTATAAGGGGGACTCTGCAAGTTTAAATTTGGTGGTATGGAACAAATGGAAATGGAATGGCTTCTCACTTTCTTTAAGTTTCAATGATAAAACAAATGTACAAAATTTTGTAGTTTCTATATCTTCCTAGTACTTGTATTTGTTTTGCTCAAATGTACAAAATTATGTTGGTGCAATTAACTAACATCTTCAGCAGAATTTACAAGAAAAATTCCTCCCCCAAAAAAGAATGGCCAATCTTTGTTCGGCCAGAGGGACCCTTTGCACGCCTACATTACCTTATATAGACTATCAAGCAAACATCACTTTGGATACTGGTGTAAATATTTATCCTAAAATCTTAATATATGTTTGGATATGTGATTTCATTGCACGATTTAAATGAAatttcaaattcttccaaaagcTTGATTTGAgaatttcatattatgatttcacattttttaaatacaaaaatcaatccactagtttatattttgtaaaaaaattaaaacaaatccACCATTTTATAATTATccgtaaataaaatttatagttgataTTATTACTCTTATCAACCTTTAAACCATTTATACCATAATGATGAAATATTCACGAAATATGAACATGATCATATAGTTACTAATGATATTAACAAACAAATGGCTCAAAGTAACAATGTTGCTTTGTCTTCTTGGTCATCTGATTGAGAAATGCATGCTCAACGTGAGGAGATTGTCCGTACTATGTGAGAGAATTATATCAAAGAGTAGTACactatgttcaatttattttattaaatcaaAGTTCGATTAATAACTGttgtatttttttagaataattttgtgATAGTGTGTTATACTTTGGCTTATTAGGTAAGGTTGCATAAATAATTGAGACCATACTAATAGTTTTCGCaacttatgaaatttttatatttatgagcAAAATacataacttaaaaattcaaatagcatgtccaaacaaaactttcaactttatttcatataattttatgtataAGTTTTAGGAATCCCATAGTGTAAGAAGCAAATTACATCATATCCCGAcgttttttcaatttataaaaatCCCTTCAATTTAATAAAATCCGGATACATCCCAACCATCCAAATACATAGGAATCGAAACCTTAAAAAAAGTCTGTTGcgctttaaaataaaaagaaacgtaaaattaaatatcaaaTCCACAAATTGCATAATCATATTTttatcaaatctctctcaaatcagtctcttccaaatcatAACAGATTTaaacaattcaaaattcaaatttcttctcccaaatcataaaaaaatcCTTTCAAATTTGATTCAAATCGTTAGGGgtttgaagaagttcttgaGCTTCTCTGAGGGTTTTCAGTCTCTCCCTTCGCGCAGCTGCCGCCGCTTCTATGACGTTTTCCTCTCCCATCGACATAAATAGGTTATTGCCGCCTTCTCTATGCCGTTTTCCTCCTTCATCGACATAAACGGGAAAAGTGGAAGAGCACAACATTGATAGAGCAACTGGTTGGATTTATATGTATTAactttttgtaaattttaagtataaatagTGTGGTAGAACACAACATTTATGTATCATGCTCATAAAAAATTGCATGATACTTTACTAGTTATGTATCTTATTCTAATTGAAAAATACTGTAATTTATAAAAGCTATATTATAAATGTAATTGTTCTCGATAGCTGTAGTTAGTTGATACATACAATAAAGTTTGAAATTTGTTGAATTTGAAATACATTGCGTTATGAAGTGGTGCAACTATGTCTTAAACTGTTACTTAAAGGACTGCAGATACGTAACAACATCTGACAAATACATCAGAACAGTGTTGcagatatataatttatttgacaatTGACATAGTTATGTATCATATACAAAAAAACTACAAATATAATACACACTGATTTAATTATAAAACAGTGTTGTGGATACATAATAACATGTGATAAATAACAACATCTAATacataactatgaatatgatACAAATTGATATTGTTATAAAACATCCGTATTTATgtatcaacaataatatttgATAATATCTACAGATACATATCCTTCTAGTTGAATAAATTTGGTGATGTATCTGATAGTAAAAGATAAcgaaatttataatatttatgtatcaaatacataacCAATaacatgatacatactaatttGTGTTACAATAAATTAGGGTTATGTATCAAAACTAATATTTGAACACAGTACATTACAtatgataaaattttaatgtATCATAATAATGTTCAAACGAAGGAATTATACATTTATTTAAGAAACAAAA
Proteins encoded in this window:
- the LOC129877282 gene encoding protein trichome birefringence-like 35 yields the protein MQKWPKKKTQYPLIALVFFIFIVFSILYNEIYIHEIHSKHNTHNHGDGDSSTSAKEEEEEDPLFQTVKNLTIPRIPPVPLDKSSACHSTVKYSGRRAEWDSFRTESSGRREMPETCDYFSGEWVFDNSSHPLYKESYCPYMSDQLACHKHGRQDLEYQYWRWQPHHCNLKRWNVTEMWEKLRGKRLMFVGDSLNRGQWISMVCLLQSVIPADKKFMTPQAHLSIFRAEEYNASIEFLWAPLLVESNSDDPVDHRLSERILRPDSLLRHSSEWMHADILVFNSYLWWRQGPVKLLWSTEENGVCEEIDGLGGMELAMEAWANWVDSNVDPVKKVFFVTMSPTHFTKGEWEPGSEGNCYNEKLPLNGTYWGVDSDLPTMQMVERTLARLGSKVNVLNITQLSDYRKDGHPSIYRKFWEALTPERLADPASYSDCIHWCLPGVPDVWNELLFQFL